From Caldanaerovirga acetigignens, one genomic window encodes:
- the uvrA gene encoding excinuclease ABC subunit UvrA — MSKDKIIVKGAREHNLKNIDVEIPRDKLVVITGISGSGKSTLAFDTIYAEGQRRYVESLSAYARQFLGQMDKPDVDYIEGLSPAISIDQKTTSKNPRSTVGTVTEIYDYLRLLYARIGRPHCPRCGREISQQTVDQMVDAVMELTEGTKIQVLSPVVRGRKGEHQKLLENIKKDGFLRVRIDGEIVEVGEEIKLDKNKKHNIEIIVDRIIVRPGVESRLADSIETALARSGGLVIVDVIGERELLFSQNFACPDCGISLEELSPRMFSFNSPYGACPACSGLGVNMEIDPDLVIPDISKSVAEGAVVPWSSSPDGYYFQMLQAVLEHYGYDVETPLEKMDERMIDILLYGSDEVIDFYYESRYGSTRRYRGYFEGVVNNLKRRYEETDSEWSREEIEQFMSTRPCPVCKGARLKPESLAVKVGGLSIAEVTALSIRDAMKFFSELELTEKERIIAQQVLKEIKSRLQFLIDVGLDYLTLDRPAGTLSGGESQRIRLATQIGSRLVGVLYILDEPSIGLHQRDNERLIRTLKELRDLGNTVLVVEHDEDTMRAADYIIDIGPGAGEHGGRVVAAGPVEVIEKCEESLTGKFLSGKLKIPVPKERRRPDGRWIVLKGCREHNLKDIDVKFPVGLFTCVTGVSGSGKSTLVNEILYKALKEKLSGVKTRPGDFDGIEGVEYVEKVINIDQSPIGRTPRSNPATYTGVFNDIREVFSLTPEARMRGYKPGRFSFNVKGGRCEACKGDGIIKIEMHFLADVYVPCEVCKGKRYNRETLEVKYKGKSIADVLDMTVDEALEFFQNLPKIRRKLETLRDVGLGYIKLGQSSTTLSGGEAQRVKLAAELSRKNNGGTVYILDEPTTGLHPADIKKLLDVLHRLVDGGSTVVVIEHNLDVIKTADYVIDLGPEGGDAGGEIVAEGTPEDVAFNEKSYTGHFLKKVLGCKK, encoded by the coding sequence ATGTCGAAAGACAAAATAATAGTTAAAGGAGCAAGGGAGCACAACTTAAAGAACATAGATGTGGAAATACCCAGGGACAAGCTGGTTGTGATAACAGGTATTTCCGGGTCGGGTAAATCCACTCTGGCCTTCGATACCATTTACGCCGAAGGGCAAAGGCGCTACGTGGAGTCGCTTTCGGCTTACGCCCGCCAGTTTCTGGGCCAGATGGATAAACCAGACGTGGATTATATAGAAGGTCTATCCCCGGCTATTTCAATTGACCAGAAGACCACCAGCAAAAACCCCCGTTCCACTGTGGGGACGGTTACCGAAATCTACGACTACTTGAGATTGCTTTATGCAAGGATAGGCCGGCCCCACTGCCCGCGCTGCGGCAGGGAGATATCACAGCAAACTGTCGACCAGATGGTGGACGCGGTGATGGAACTTACCGAGGGCACTAAGATACAAGTGCTTTCACCGGTGGTGCGGGGCAGGAAGGGAGAGCATCAGAAGCTCCTGGAAAATATAAAAAAAGATGGTTTTCTAAGAGTTAGAATAGACGGTGAAATCGTGGAAGTTGGTGAAGAAATTAAACTTGACAAGAATAAAAAGCACAACATAGAAATAATAGTGGACAGGATTATTGTGCGTCCCGGCGTGGAATCAAGGCTTGCCGACTCCATTGAAACGGCACTTGCAAGGTCGGGGGGGCTTGTGATAGTAGATGTCATCGGGGAAAGAGAATTACTTTTCTCGCAGAATTTTGCCTGCCCGGACTGCGGCATCAGCTTAGAGGAACTGTCGCCCAGGATGTTTTCCTTTAACAGTCCCTACGGTGCCTGCCCGGCCTGCAGCGGACTCGGGGTGAACATGGAAATCGACCCGGACCTTGTAATACCAGATATATCGAAGTCTGTGGCAGAAGGCGCCGTAGTGCCATGGAGCAGCAGCCCCGACGGGTATTATTTCCAGATGCTTCAAGCGGTGCTGGAGCACTATGGATACGATGTGGAGACTCCTCTCGAGAAGATGGATGAGCGCATGATAGACATTTTGCTATACGGCTCCGACGAGGTAATAGACTTTTACTACGAAAGCCGCTACGGCAGCACAAGGCGCTACCGGGGATATTTCGAGGGTGTTGTCAATAATTTAAAGCGGCGATACGAGGAAACCGATTCCGAATGGTCTAGGGAAGAAATCGAACAGTTTATGAGCACGAGGCCTTGCCCCGTCTGCAAGGGGGCAAGGTTAAAGCCGGAAAGCCTTGCGGTAAAGGTGGGAGGCCTCTCCATAGCCGAGGTGACGGCGCTTTCCATAAGGGATGCCATGAAATTTTTCAGCGAACTTGAGCTTACCGAGAAGGAAAGAATTATAGCTCAGCAAGTATTAAAAGAAATAAAAAGCAGACTCCAATTTTTAATAGACGTGGGCCTCGATTACTTGACGTTGGACAGACCTGCCGGTACGCTTTCCGGCGGCGAGTCCCAGAGGATAAGGCTTGCAACCCAGATAGGCTCGAGGCTAGTCGGAGTTTTATATATACTCGACGAGCCCAGCATAGGGTTGCACCAAAGGGACAACGAGCGCCTTATAAGAACCTTAAAAGAACTTAGGGACCTTGGGAATACGGTGCTGGTGGTGGAGCACGACGAGGATACCATGAGGGCGGCCGATTATATCATAGATATTGGCCCCGGTGCGGGAGAGCACGGCGGTAGGGTTGTTGCGGCAGGACCGGTGGAAGTTATTGAAAAATGCGAGGAATCCTTGACCGGAAAGTTCCTAAGCGGAAAACTTAAAATACCCGTGCCAAAGGAAAGGCGAAGACCCGATGGCAGGTGGATAGTGCTAAAGGGCTGCCGAGAACACAACCTTAAAGATATAGACGTGAAATTTCCGGTGGGGCTTTTTACCTGCGTGACGGGGGTTTCTGGTTCCGGAAAGAGCACCCTTGTGAACGAGATCTTGTACAAAGCTTTGAAGGAAAAGTTATCCGGCGTAAAGACAAGGCCCGGCGACTTCGATGGCATAGAAGGCGTAGAATACGTGGAAAAGGTAATAAACATAGATCAATCTCCAATAGGCAGGACGCCCAGGTCCAATCCTGCCACATACACCGGAGTTTTTAACGATATCCGGGAGGTCTTTTCGCTAACCCCAGAGGCTAGGATGAGGGGATACAAACCGGGCAGGTTTAGCTTTAACGTAAAAGGCGGTCGGTGCGAAGCATGTAAGGGAGATGGAATAATAAAGATAGAAATGCATTTTCTGGCAGATGTTTACGTCCCATGCGAGGTATGCAAGGGCAAGCGCTATAACCGGGAAACCTTAGAAGTAAAGTACAAGGGAAAGAGTATCGCCGATGTGCTCGATATGACGGTGGACGAAGCACTGGAATTTTTCCAAAACCTTCCCAAAATAAGGCGTAAGCTGGAAACTTTACGGGATGTGGGGCTGGGGTACATCAAGTTAGGACAGTCTTCCACTACACTGTCGGGAGGCGAAGCCCAGAGAGTAAAGCTTGCTGCCGAGCTTTCGAGGAAGAACAACGGCGGCACGGTATATATACTGGACGAGCCCACCACAGGACTACATCCGGCAGATATAAAAAAGCTTTTGGATGTGCTTCACCGGTTAGTGGATGGTGGGAGCACGGTCGTAGTTATCGAGCACAACCTTGATGTGATAAAAACCGCCGATTATGTAATAGACCTCGGTCCGGAAGGAGGAGATGCGGGAGGCGAGATTGTGGCTGAGGGCACTCCGGAGGATGTGGCCTTCAACGAGAAGTCTTATACGGGTCATTTTCTAAAGAAAGTTTTGGGATGTAAGAAGTAA
- the uvrB gene encoding excinuclease ABC subunit UvrB, with the protein MGEFRVVSSFTPKGDQPKAIAQLSEGIKKGYKFQTLLGATGTGKTFTIAHIIEKVQKPTLVIAHNKTLAGQLCSELKEFFPNNAVEYFVSYYDYYQPEAYIPHTDTYIEKDASINDEIDKLRHSATAALFERQDVIIVASVSCIYSLGSPVDYENQVISLRPGMVKDRDEVIRRLVEIQYTRNDYDFTRNTFRVRGDILEIYPASFTERAIRVEFFDDEIERITEFDTLTGEVIGERNHVSIFPASHYVTPKDKLEAAIKSIQQELEERVAELKAKGKVLEAARLEQRTNYDIEMLRETGYCKGIENYSRHLTGRKPGEPPFTLLDYFPEDYLIIIDESHVTIPQLKAMYAGDRSRKEALVEHGFRLPSAFDNRPLTFEEFEERINQVIFLSATPGPYELEKSSQVVEQIIRPTGLLDPEVEVRPTKGQIDDLIGEIRKRAERDQRVLVTTLTKKMAEDLCDYLRESGIRVKYLHSEINTLERLQILRDLRLGKFDCLVGVNLLREGLDLPEVSLVAILDADKEGFLRSETSLIQTIGRAARNAEGRVIMYADTITESMAKAISETNRRRKIQMEYNKKHGIVPTTVKKGIRELIEATKEVDKKEDFLPDKDLAKMTKKELKAYVEKLEKKMREAAKNLEFEKAAQLRDIIFEIKAQAFGVVREGSDIHVERQNNS; encoded by the coding sequence ATGGGGGAGTTTCGGGTTGTTTCTAGTTTTACTCCGAAAGGCGACCAGCCCAAAGCAATCGCTCAGTTGTCCGAAGGTATAAAAAAGGGATATAAGTTCCAGACACTTCTCGGAGCTACTGGCACCGGCAAAACTTTTACCATCGCTCACATAATAGAAAAGGTCCAAAAGCCGACTCTGGTCATAGCTCACAATAAGACCTTGGCGGGTCAGCTTTGCAGCGAGCTCAAGGAGTTTTTCCCAAATAACGCTGTGGAATATTTTGTCAGCTACTATGACTATTACCAGCCCGAGGCGTACATCCCCCATACCGACACCTACATCGAAAAGGACGCATCCATAAACGACGAGATTGATAAGCTCCGCCACTCGGCCACGGCGGCATTGTTCGAACGGCAGGACGTTATCATAGTCGCCAGCGTTTCCTGTATATACAGCCTGGGTTCTCCGGTGGATTACGAAAACCAGGTTATATCTTTAAGGCCCGGAATGGTAAAGGATAGGGATGAGGTCATTCGCCGGCTGGTGGAAATTCAATATACGAGAAACGATTACGATTTTACCCGCAACACTTTCCGGGTGCGCGGCGACATCCTTGAAATATACCCCGCTTCTTTTACCGAAAGGGCCATAAGGGTGGAGTTTTTCGACGACGAAATCGAGAGGATAACAGAATTTGACACCCTCACCGGCGAAGTTATCGGGGAAAGAAACCACGTTTCGATTTTTCCGGCATCCCATTACGTAACTCCGAAGGACAAGCTGGAAGCTGCTATAAAGTCCATACAGCAGGAACTTGAAGAGCGGGTGGCAGAACTGAAGGCTAAAGGGAAGGTCCTTGAAGCGGCAAGGCTCGAGCAGCGCACGAACTACGACATTGAAATGCTTCGTGAGACCGGATACTGTAAGGGGATTGAAAATTACTCCAGACACCTTACGGGGAGAAAACCAGGAGAGCCGCCCTTTACTCTCCTTGATTATTTCCCGGAAGACTACCTTATAATTATAGATGAATCCCATGTTACGATTCCCCAGCTTAAGGCCATGTACGCGGGGGACCGCTCCCGCAAGGAAGCCTTGGTGGAACACGGCTTCAGGCTTCCTTCGGCCTTCGACAACCGGCCTTTGACCTTTGAGGAATTCGAAGAGAGGATAAACCAGGTCATATTCCTCTCAGCCACGCCGGGTCCTTACGAACTTGAAAAGAGCTCTCAGGTGGTCGAACAAATCATAAGGCCTACAGGGCTTTTGGACCCTGAAGTGGAAGTGAGGCCCACAAAAGGGCAAATAGACGACCTCATCGGCGAGATAAGAAAAAGAGCTGAAAGGGACCAGAGAGTCCTGGTAACCACCCTGACGAAAAAGATGGCCGAGGACCTTTGCGACTATTTGAGGGAATCGGGAATCAGGGTAAAATATCTGCATTCTGAGATAAATACCCTGGAAAGACTTCAGATATTGCGGGACCTCAGGCTCGGAAAATTCGACTGCCTAGTTGGAGTCAACCTCTTGAGGGAGGGACTGGACCTTCCAGAGGTCTCGCTGGTGGCAATTTTAGATGCCGATAAGGAAGGTTTTTTGCGTTCAGAGACTTCGCTGATTCAGACTATCGGACGCGCAGCCCGCAACGCCGAAGGACGTGTAATAATGTACGCCGATACAATAACCGAGTCAATGGCAAAAGCGATAAGCGAGACCAACCGCCGTCGAAAGATACAGATGGAGTACAACAAAAAGCACGGCATAGTGCCCACCACTGTCAAAAAGGGCATAAGAGAGCTCATCGAGGCCACTAAGGAAGTGGACAAAAAGGAAGACTTCCTGCCTGATAAGGACCTTGCCAAGATGACTAAAAAAGAACTGAAAGCCTACGTAGAAAAGCTGGAAAAGAAGATGAGAGAGGCAGCGAAAAATCTGGAATTCGAAAAGGCAGCCCAGCTTCGCGATATCATCTTTGAGATAAAAGCCCAGGCTTTCGGTGTCGTGAGAGAGGGTAGTGATATTCATGTCGAAAGACAAAATAATAGTTAA
- a CDS encoding ABC transporter ATP-binding protein: protein MSIGPRGPFFHGKRPGARGFVGGPPMVRPAEKPKDLKGTLKRLLKYLKPFFFQITIVFVLVVLSNVFNVLGPRIMGDITTELFKGIVSKRAGLGSTINFRFILQKITLLAVLYISAAFFTYIQHYLMAIVSQHMVFSLRNEVMAKLTKLPLKFFDSRTYGDVLSRITNDIDNISTTLQQSILQLLSAVVTLLGIVAMMLAISPVLTFITLLTLPLSIASTMSIASRSQRLFSKQQAVLGDLTGHVEETYGGFSVIKAFNREGDFIKAFVEMNEKLYDASWRAQFLSGIIMPLMNFISNIGYVIVCAAGGIFVIRRVLEIGDVQAFIQYSRQFNHPITQTANITNIIQSTIASAERVFEILDEEEETPDNPKLVLKDVKGCVKFENVSFSYSEDVPLIEDLNVEVKPGQKVAIVGPTGAGKTTIVNLLMRFYEIKKGSITVDGVDIRDISRENLRKIFGMVLQDTWLFSGTIRENIAYGKEGATEEEIINAAKAAHAHHFIKTLPGGYDAVLNEEASNISQGQKQLITIARAFLANPEILILDEATSNVDTVTEIYIQKALKDLMKGRTSFVIAHRLSTVKDADMILVINNGRIIEKGKHEELVKKGGFYAELYKSQFTVTS, encoded by the coding sequence ATGAGCATAGGACCGCGAGGGCCTTTTTTCCATGGAAAGCGGCCTGGTGCAAGGGGCTTTGTCGGTGGACCGCCCATGGTAAGGCCGGCGGAAAAGCCAAAAGACCTGAAGGGTACTTTGAAAAGACTCCTGAAATATCTAAAACCCTTTTTTTTCCAAATTACGATTGTGTTCGTGCTGGTAGTGCTGTCCAATGTGTTCAACGTGCTTGGCCCCAGAATAATGGGAGATATAACTACAGAACTTTTCAAAGGTATCGTTTCAAAAAGGGCGGGCTTAGGTTCAACTATAAATTTTAGATTTATATTGCAAAAAATCACACTTTTGGCTGTACTTTACATATCGGCTGCTTTTTTCACATACATCCAGCATTATTTGATGGCCATAGTATCCCAACACATGGTTTTTTCTCTCAGAAACGAGGTTATGGCAAAACTTACCAAACTGCCTCTAAAATTTTTCGACTCCCGCACCTACGGCGATGTTTTGAGCAGGATTACAAACGACATAGACAATATAAGCACTACGCTGCAGCAAAGTATCTTACAGCTTTTATCTGCTGTAGTTACTCTTTTGGGCATCGTGGCGATGATGCTGGCGATAAGCCCGGTTTTGACCTTTATCACATTATTAACGCTGCCCCTTAGCATTGCATCGACGATGTCCATAGCGTCCCGCTCGCAAAGGCTTTTTTCAAAGCAGCAGGCTGTTTTGGGCGATTTGACAGGACACGTGGAGGAAACCTACGGCGGGTTTAGCGTGATTAAAGCCTTCAACCGCGAAGGGGATTTCATAAAAGCTTTTGTGGAAATGAATGAAAAACTCTACGACGCGTCGTGGAGAGCCCAGTTCCTCTCGGGAATCATAATGCCATTGATGAACTTTATTAGCAACATAGGATACGTGATAGTCTGCGCAGCCGGAGGAATATTTGTAATTAGAAGGGTTCTCGAAATAGGAGATGTCCAGGCCTTCATTCAGTATTCCCGGCAGTTCAATCACCCCATAACCCAGACGGCCAACATTACAAACATCATCCAGTCTACCATAGCTTCTGCCGAGCGCGTCTTTGAGATTTTGGATGAAGAGGAAGAAACCCCTGATAATCCTAAATTGGTACTGAAAGATGTAAAAGGATGCGTGAAATTCGAAAACGTGAGCTTCAGTTACAGCGAAGATGTGCCCCTGATAGAAGACCTGAACGTTGAGGTAAAACCCGGCCAGAAGGTGGCCATCGTGGGTCCGACGGGGGCCGGAAAAACCACCATAGTAAACCTTCTGATGCGGTTTTACGAAATTAAAAAAGGAAGTATAACCGTGGACGGAGTGGACATAAGGGATATTTCCAGGGAAAATTTGAGGAAAATATTCGGGATGGTCCTGCAGGACACCTGGCTTTTCAGCGGGACCATACGGGAAAACATAGCGTACGGCAAAGAAGGGGCTACAGAGGAGGAAATCATAAACGCGGCGAAAGCAGCCCACGCCCACCATTTCATAAAGACTCTGCCGGGAGGTTACGATGCGGTTTTAAACGAAGAGGCATCAAACATTTCCCAAGGACAAAAGCAGCTTATAACCATCGCCCGGGCTTTTCTGGCCAATCCGGAAATACTGATCCTTGATGAGGCAACGAGCAATGTGGATACGGTTACGGAAATATACATCCAAAAGGCTTTGAAAGACCTAATGAAAGGCAGGACGAGCTTCGTCATAGCCCACCGCCTCTCCACCGTAAAGGACGCCGACATGATTTTGGTGATAAACAACGGAAGGATAATCGAGAAAGGCAAGCACGAAGAGCTGGTAAAAAAAGGTGGATTTTACGCGGAACTGTATAAAAGTCAGTTTACTGTCACATCTTGA
- a CDS encoding ABC transporter ATP-binding protein, with amino-acid sequence MAKLLKWLKPYKNYVAGSLFLIFLQAVSELYLPNLMADIVDTGILNKDVGYILRKGIMMLLVALGGTIAAILASYLSSKAAVGFGRDLRETIFEHVEKFSLAEFDKFGTASLITRTVNDVNQIQMMTVMGLRMVARAPLMGIGSMIMAVYKDAQLSLVLLVTVPFLIGIVYFLYRRSVPLFEAIQKKIDRLNHILRENLIGIRVIRAFNRSEYEKKRFEEANLDLTETSIKVNRLMSWFMPATSLVVNFTIIAILWFGGIRIERGTLQVGDLMAFIQYVMHLMFSLMMMSMVFVMFPRAYASASRVIEVLETVPEIKESENPVEPGEIKGTIEFKDVTFKYPGSQEPVLKEISFRAEPGSVTAIIGGTGAGKTTILNLIMRFYDVTSGNILIDGIDIRLLPQGKLRDAIGYVPQKVVLFSGTVEENIKFGKDIDLEEIERAAFIAQASEFVSKMESGYDSIISQGGKNLSGGQKQRLSIARAVAKRPRIYLFDDCFSALDFRTESKVRSAIRKETKDCTVLVVAQRVATVMDADQIIVLKEGRIAGIGKHDELFKTCPEYREIVLSQITEEELA; translated from the coding sequence GTGGCGAAGCTTTTAAAGTGGCTAAAGCCTTATAAAAACTACGTGGCGGGTTCGCTTTTTTTAATATTTCTTCAGGCGGTGTCCGAACTTTACCTTCCCAATCTTATGGCAGACATCGTAGATACAGGAATTTTAAATAAAGATGTCGGATACATATTGAGAAAGGGAATTATGATGTTGCTGGTGGCTCTAGGGGGAACTATTGCGGCCATTCTGGCAAGCTATCTTTCTTCGAAGGCCGCCGTGGGGTTCGGCAGGGATTTACGGGAAACCATATTCGAGCATGTGGAAAAATTTTCGCTTGCGGAATTCGATAAATTCGGCACCGCATCGCTCATAACCCGGACGGTGAATGACGTAAACCAGATTCAAATGATGACGGTGATGGGGCTCAGGATGGTGGCGCGGGCGCCTTTGATGGGGATAGGCAGCATGATAATGGCGGTATATAAGGATGCACAGCTTTCGCTGGTTTTACTGGTTACGGTGCCGTTCCTCATTGGAATAGTCTATTTCCTGTACAGAAGGTCGGTGCCGCTTTTCGAAGCCATCCAGAAAAAAATAGACAGGTTGAATCACATACTCCGAGAAAACCTCATAGGGATAAGAGTGATTCGCGCCTTCAACCGGTCGGAATACGAAAAAAAGAGGTTTGAAGAGGCAAATCTGGACCTTACTGAAACGTCAATTAAAGTGAACAGGTTGATGTCGTGGTTCATGCCGGCCACCTCCCTTGTCGTAAACTTTACGATCATCGCCATTTTATGGTTCGGCGGGATAAGGATTGAGCGAGGAACCCTTCAGGTTGGGGACCTGATGGCCTTCATCCAATACGTAATGCACTTGATGTTCTCCCTCATGATGATGTCCATGGTATTTGTCATGTTCCCGAGGGCGTACGCTTCTGCGTCGAGGGTAATTGAGGTCCTCGAGACGGTGCCGGAGATAAAGGAATCGGAAAACCCTGTTGAACCTGGAGAAATAAAAGGGACTATAGAGTTTAAGGATGTTACCTTTAAATATCCAGGTTCTCAAGAGCCTGTTTTAAAAGAAATATCTTTTAGAGCCGAACCGGGCAGCGTTACAGCCATAATTGGAGGCACCGGAGCCGGCAAGACGACGATTTTAAATCTCATAATGAGGTTTTACGATGTAACGTCCGGGAATATCTTAATCGACGGAATCGACATAAGGCTTTTACCCCAGGGGAAATTACGGGATGCTATAGGATATGTTCCACAGAAGGTTGTGCTTTTTTCGGGCACTGTTGAGGAAAACATAAAGTTTGGCAAGGATATAGACCTAGAAGAAATAGAAAGAGCGGCTTTTATAGCTCAGGCTTCTGAGTTCGTTTCAAAGATGGAAAGCGGATACGACTCAATAATTTCGCAGGGAGGGAAAAACCTTTCCGGGGGTCAAAAACAGCGCCTTTCAATCGCCCGGGCCGTGGCGAAAAGGCCGCGGATCTACCTTTTCGACGACTGTTTTTCCGCCCTCGATTTTAGGACCGAATCAAAAGTGCGATCCGCTATAAGGAAGGAGACGAAAGACTGTACCGTTTTGGTGGTTGCCCAGAGAGTAGCAACGGTGATGGATGCCGACCAGATAATTGTGCTAAAGGAAGGGAGGATAGCGGGGATAGGAAAACACGATGAGCTTTTTAAGACATGCCCGGAATACCGCGAGATAGTGCTATCCCAAATTACCGAGGAGGAGTTAGCATGA
- a CDS encoding sulfite exporter TauE/SafE family protein, with the protein MTQAVLSVLGILTLGFSYVFVKDTIKNKNTFSDASWAKLSVVGFIVNFFDTLGIGSFAPTTAFFKLMKLVPDRLIPGTLNVSMTIPVVLEALIFITVIKVEPITLISMLASATLGAVLGAGVVAKLPEKKIQMGMGVALLVVALIFLAGIFNLMPVGGEAIGLTGTKLIIGVVGNFILGALMTIGIGLYAPCMALVYALGMSPRVAFPIMMGSCAFLMPAASIKFVQEGAYDRKASVAITIAGSLGVLIAAYLVKSMPLTLLKWLVVFVIIYTAITMLRSALRNSEAK; encoded by the coding sequence ATGACACAGGCTGTATTGTCGGTTTTAGGAATTTTAACCCTAGGATTTTCTTACGTGTTTGTGAAGGACACCATAAAAAACAAGAATACGTTTTCTGATGCGAGCTGGGCAAAGCTTTCAGTAGTTGGTTTCATAGTGAACTTCTTTGATACTCTGGGGATAGGAAGCTTTGCACCTACAACGGCCTTTTTTAAGCTGATGAAACTTGTTCCGGACAGATTGATACCAGGAACGCTGAACGTGAGCATGACGATACCGGTAGTTTTGGAAGCGCTGATCTTCATAACGGTAATTAAAGTTGAGCCGATAACCCTTATTTCTATGCTCGCTTCGGCTACATTGGGTGCGGTCCTTGGAGCAGGAGTAGTGGCGAAGCTTCCGGAGAAAAAAATACAGATGGGGATGGGCGTCGCACTCCTGGTAGTGGCTTTGATTTTCCTCGCCGGAATATTCAACCTGATGCCGGTAGGTGGCGAGGCGATAGGACTTACCGGAACGAAACTTATAATAGGTGTTGTAGGCAACTTCATATTGGGTGCTTTGATGACAATTGGCATCGGCCTTTACGCACCGTGTATGGCATTGGTTTATGCTCTCGGCATGAGCCCCAGGGTGGCCTTTCCAATTATGATGGGTTCGTGCGCATTTTTAATGCCAGCAGCCTCGATAAAGTTCGTACAGGAAGGTGCTTACGACAGGAAAGCGTCGGTTGCGATTACCATCGCCGGTTCTCTGGGAGTACTTATAGCGGCATACCTGGTGAAATCCATGCCTTTGACCTTGCTGAAATGGCTAGTAGTTTTTGTGATAATTTATACGGCTATAACCATGTTGAGGTCAGCTTTGAGAAATTCTGAAGCCAAATAA
- a CDS encoding proline racemase translates to MRFGKLIIAVDSHTMGEPTRVVVGGIPHIPGKTMAEKKVYLEKNMDHIRTALMHEPRGHRDMFGSIITAPVNQEADFGIIFMDGGGYLNMCGHGSIGAVTVAIETGMVKAVSPITYVKLDTPAGLVEARAEVEDNVVKSVTVRNVPAFLYEADVKIDVPGLGKITADIAFGGSFFAVVDAKQLGIKIEPSNVDDLIKAGMAIKRAANEQIKVQHPEKEHIKTIDLVEIYDETENPKAHLKNVVIFGDGQADRSPCGTGTCAKMATLYAKGKLDLGQDFLYESIIGTIFKGRLIGATKVGPFDAVIPEITGNAYITGFNQFVIDPEDPVKYGFLLGS, encoded by the coding sequence ATGAGATTCGGCAAGCTCATAATCGCGGTGGATTCCCACACGATGGGCGAGCCGACCCGGGTGGTGGTGGGAGGAATTCCGCACATACCGGGGAAGACCATGGCTGAGAAAAAAGTATATCTTGAAAAAAACATGGACCATATTAGGACGGCATTAATGCACGAACCGAGGGGCCACAGAGACATGTTCGGTTCTATAATTACGGCACCTGTAAATCAGGAAGCTGACTTCGGTATAATTTTCATGGACGGCGGCGGATACCTCAACATGTGCGGCCACGGGTCTATCGGCGCAGTTACAGTTGCGATAGAAACAGGCATGGTAAAGGCTGTATCACCAATAACCTATGTAAAATTAGATACACCTGCTGGATTAGTGGAAGCAAGAGCAGAAGTTGAGGACAATGTCGTAAAGTCGGTAACCGTCAGAAATGTACCGGCCTTCCTCTACGAAGCAGATGTGAAGATAGACGTGCCCGGACTCGGGAAAATTACCGCTGACATCGCCTTTGGCGGAAGCTTTTTTGCTGTAGTAGATGCAAAACAGCTCGGTATAAAAATTGAGCCTTCCAATGTGGATGACTTGATAAAAGCCGGTATGGCCATAAAGAGGGCGGCTAATGAGCAAATTAAAGTTCAACATCCAGAAAAGGAACACATAAAAACCATAGACCTCGTTGAAATTTACGATGAGACGGAAAACCCGAAGGCGCACCTTAAAAATGTGGTAATTTTCGGCGATGGTCAGGCGGACCGGTCACCTTGTGGCACTGGAACCTGCGCTAAAATGGCTACTTTATATGCTAAAGGTAAGCTCGACCTGGGGCAGGACTTCTTGTACGAAAGCATAATAGGTACCATATTTAAAGGGAGGTTAATAGGTGCCACTAAGGTCGGACCTTTTGATGCAGTAATTCCGGAGATAACCGGAAACGCTTATATAACGGGTTTTAACCAGTTCGTAATTGACCCGGAAGACCCGGTAAAATATGGATTTTTACTGGGAAGCTGA
- a CDS encoding glycine/sarcosine/betaine reductase component B subunit yields MGIGPSTKETTLHHINDPMVEIVRNDKSLDLVGIAVVGSPQDNLEKFYVAKRLGILAEALGVDGVLIYAEGFGNQHIDFAAHIEELGKRGIPAVGLTFAGNGLVVENEYMEDIIDLDKAGEGMETEIVGQNCVTKEDVIKSIKILKKKMKQKRR; encoded by the coding sequence ATGGGAATAGGACCTTCCACTAAGGAGACCACCTTGCACCATATAAACGACCCGATGGTGGAAATCGTAAGAAATGATAAAAGTTTGGACCTGGTTGGCATTGCCGTGGTAGGAAGCCCTCAGGACAACCTGGAAAAGTTTTACGTTGCCAAAAGGCTGGGCATACTGGCAGAGGCGCTTGGGGTTGACGGAGTCTTGATATATGCCGAGGGTTTCGGCAACCAGCATATAGACTTTGCCGCACACATCGAAGAGCTGGGCAAAAGGGGGATTCCGGCGGTGGGCCTAACCTTTGCCGGCAACGGGCTGGTAGTAGAAAACGAATATATGGAAGACATCATAGATCTGGATAAAGCGGGCGAGGGCATGGAGACAGAGATTGTCGGACAAAATTGCGTTACGAAAGAAGACGTGATAAAATCAATAAAAATTTTAAAGAAAAAAATGAAGCAAAAAAGGAGATGA